In a genomic window of Myxococcales bacterium:
- a CDS encoding tRNA-dihydrouridine synthase family protein, whose translation MSHAETIAALWRASPVILAPMEDVTDAVYRRACRQLGADLCVTEFVRAEQMIARSKLARRKATLGPDDRPTAIQIYGADARLLMEAAEIAAAAAPAYVDVNCGCWVPRIARGGAGAAWLRDPAKMVAMAQQVVAAVGLPVTVKTRIGWGPESDMPIVDLARRLEDVGVAGLTIHCRTAQQGHGGAADWSWARRAREVVAMPVTVNGDVATADDAARALAETGCAAVMIGRAAVSYPWVFREARAWLARGARVAPATADERRVMYRDLLAANVAARGPVFGVRVTRRHVPIVAPLLDEAARRALYVAPTVDEALALVGIAA comes from the coding sequence ATGTCGCACGCCGAAACCATCGCCGCGCTGTGGCGCGCGTCGCCGGTCATCCTGGCGCCGATGGAGGACGTCACCGACGCGGTCTACCGGCGCGCGTGCCGACAGCTCGGCGCCGACCTGTGCGTGACCGAGTTCGTGCGCGCCGAGCAGATGATCGCGCGCAGCAAGCTGGCCCGGCGCAAGGCCACGCTCGGGCCCGACGACCGCCCGACCGCGATCCAGATCTACGGCGCCGACGCCCGGCTGCTCATGGAGGCGGCCGAGATCGCGGCCGCGGCGGCGCCGGCCTACGTCGACGTCAACTGCGGCTGCTGGGTGCCGCGGATCGCCCGCGGCGGCGCCGGCGCGGCCTGGCTGCGCGACCCGGCCAAGATGGTCGCGATGGCGCAGCAGGTCGTGGCCGCGGTCGGGCTGCCGGTGACGGTCAAGACCCGCATCGGCTGGGGGCCCGAGTCGGACATGCCGATCGTCGATCTGGCGCGCCGGCTCGAGGACGTCGGCGTGGCCGGCCTGACGATCCACTGCCGCACCGCCCAGCAGGGCCACGGCGGCGCCGCCGACTGGAGCTGGGCCCGGCGCGCGCGCGAGGTCGTGGCGATGCCGGTGACCGTCAACGGCGACGTGGCCACCGCCGACGACGCGGCGCGGGCGCTGGCCGAGACCGGCTGCGCCGCGGTGATGATCGGCCGGGCCGCGGTCAGCTACCCGTGGGTGTTCCGGGAGGCCCGGGCCTGGCTGGCCCGCGGCGCGCGGGTGGCGCCGGCGACCGCCGATGAGCGCCGGGTCATGTACCGCGATCTGCTGGCCGCGAACGTGGCGGCGCGCGGCCCGGTGTTCGGCGTGCGGGTCACCCGTCGGCACGTGCCGATCGTGGCGCCGCTCCTGGACGAGGCCGCCCGCCGGGCCCTGTACGTCGCGCCGACGGTTGACGAAGCGCTCGCGCTGGTCGGGATCGCGGCGTAG
- a CDS encoding HlyD family efflux transporter periplasmic adaptor subunit, whose product MRRWITRIIVGAVLLAIVAVLVWSMWPQPVPVEVAPVTRTPLRITVDEDGRARVEDRYLVAAPLAGTLGRIELRAGDPVAAGAVVARIAPLPAPLLDPRTRVELTGRVDVARAQRRQAEATVERARINAEYAARERDRLRPLVAQQAVPGIELDRADLTAEIAARDLSSAQFAAAVARHALTTAEAMAARTGQRGDGDDVLVEAPVSGQVLRVLVPSAGAVAPGTPLLELGDPHHLEIVADVLTADAVAIQPGASATITGWGGPPVAGRVRRVEPSATTRLSALGVEEQRVDVVIDLTAPPQAWAGLGDGWRVEVAIVTVELPEVTAVPLGALRRAGDGWSVYVVADGVARRRVVTLGQRNAEVGEVTAGLAVGERVILHPGERITDGVRVRAR is encoded by the coding sequence ATGCGACGCTGGATCACCCGGATCATCGTCGGCGCGGTGCTGCTCGCGATCGTCGCCGTGCTGGTGTGGTCGATGTGGCCACAGCCGGTGCCGGTCGAGGTCGCGCCGGTCACGCGCACCCCGCTGCGGATCACCGTCGACGAGGACGGCCGGGCCCGGGTCGAGGATCGCTACCTGGTGGCCGCGCCGCTGGCCGGGACGCTGGGGCGGATCGAGCTGCGCGCGGGCGACCCGGTCGCGGCCGGCGCGGTGGTCGCGCGGATCGCGCCGCTGCCGGCGCCCCTGCTCGACCCGCGCACCCGGGTCGAGCTGACCGGCCGGGTCGACGTGGCCCGGGCCCAGCGGCGCCAGGCCGAGGCCACGGTCGAGCGCGCCCGCATCAACGCCGAGTACGCGGCGCGCGAGCGCGATCGCCTGAGGCCGCTGGTGGCGCAGCAGGCCGTGCCCGGCATCGAGCTCGATCGCGCCGACCTCACCGCCGAGATCGCCGCGCGCGATCTGAGCTCGGCCCAGTTCGCGGCCGCGGTCGCGCGCCACGCCCTCACCACCGCCGAGGCCATGGCCGCGCGGACCGGCCAGCGCGGCGACGGCGACGACGTGCTGGTCGAGGCCCCGGTGTCGGGCCAGGTGCTGCGGGTGCTGGTGCCCAGCGCCGGCGCGGTCGCCCCGGGCACGCCGCTGCTCGAGCTCGGCGATCCGCACCACCTCGAGATCGTCGCCGACGTGCTGACCGCCGACGCGGTCGCGATCCAGCCCGGCGCCAGCGCGACGATCACCGGCTGGGGCGGCCCGCCGGTCGCGGGCCGGGTCCGGCGGGTCGAGCCGTCGGCCACGACCCGGCTGTCGGCGCTAGGCGTCGAGGAGCAGCGGGTCGACGTCGTGATCGATCTGACCGCGCCGCCCCAGGCCTGGGCCGGCCTCGGCGACGGCTGGCGGGTCGAGGTGGCGATCGTCACCGTCGAGCTGCCCGAGGTCACCGCGGTGCCGCTGGGCGCGCTGCGCCGGGCCGGCGATGGCTGGTCGGTCTACGTCGTCGCCGACGGCGTCGCGCGCCGGCGGGTCGTGACCCTGGGCCAGCGCAACGCCGAGGTCGGCGAGGTCACCGCAGGCCTCGCGGTCGGCGAGCGCGTCATCCTGCACCCGGGCGAGCGCATCACCGACGGCGTGCGCGTGCGCGCACGATGA
- a CDS encoding ABC transporter permease, with the protein MRAIDRKLLRDLGRMRGQVITIALVLAAGVAATISLTGTYRALGAARDDYYAAQGFPDLFVHLERAPDVVGDRLAAIPGVAAVTPRLVEPLAAWMPGQARPATGTAVSLPDDGSLRGLVLRQGRGPEPGRADEVVVLESFAAVHQLAPGDRLEVVMAGRRHRLRVVGTVMSPEHVFPVAGGVINPAGVVVVWMPRRALAARTGRVAAFDDVTFVLTEDAKPDVVIAAIDRELTPWGGLGAYGRDQQLSHRFVSQELEQLEVLATRVPVVFLLVAAFLLNVVLGRLIQLQREQLAVLRALGYRRAAIARHVGGFAAVIVLAGGALGVGAGAALGSAMTQLYVRFFHFPELAFHLEPDLIAIALVVCAGATVAGAFVAMRRVLRLAPAEAMRAPAPARYRPGLLSWLHLTRVAGPLGRVIVREIERKPLALLLSVVGVGFAVAIVVLGRFSRDSLDLLLDDVMARSMREDVAVVLARPAPVTDLGWFAHAPGVLAAEPVRSVPVRMTGPRGHRDLVLTGQRPGDRLRRILDGRGRPVPVPRDGLLISEVLARRLGVAVGDRLAIERRDGDRRRLTLPVAATVDDRLGLSAYLDLDALAAALHETPQLSQVLLAIDARERDHLLATLAQVPAVVEVIEVASFRDAFAAQSGDSMTFFTWLVVGLGVVIAVGVVYNNARVALSERARDLATLRVLGYRRGEVAVVLIGQLAFQVALAVPLGLVAGWALASALMATADPEQYRFPVVISAQTYGFATLVVGGAALATAALVRRRLDRLDLIDAMKARD; encoded by the coding sequence ATGCGGGCGATCGATCGCAAGCTGCTGCGCGACCTCGGCCGCATGCGCGGCCAGGTCATCACGATCGCGCTGGTGCTGGCGGCCGGCGTCGCGGCGACGATCAGCCTGACCGGCACCTACCGCGCGCTCGGCGCCGCCCGCGACGACTACTACGCGGCCCAGGGCTTCCCCGATCTGTTCGTGCACCTCGAGCGCGCGCCCGACGTCGTGGGCGACCGCCTGGCCGCGATCCCGGGCGTCGCGGCGGTGACGCCGCGCCTGGTCGAGCCGCTGGCGGCGTGGATGCCGGGGCAGGCGCGGCCCGCCACCGGCACCGCGGTGTCGCTGCCCGACGACGGCTCGCTGCGCGGGCTGGTGCTCCGCCAGGGCCGCGGGCCCGAGCCGGGCCGCGCCGACGAGGTGGTCGTGCTCGAGAGCTTCGCGGCCGTGCACCAGCTCGCGCCCGGGGATCGCCTCGAGGTGGTCATGGCCGGCCGCCGCCACCGGCTGCGCGTGGTCGGCACGGTCATGTCACCCGAGCACGTGTTCCCGGTCGCGGGCGGCGTGATCAACCCGGCCGGCGTCGTGGTGGTGTGGATGCCGCGCCGGGCGCTGGCCGCGCGCACCGGCCGGGTCGCGGCGTTCGACGACGTGACCTTCGTCCTGACCGAGGACGCCAAGCCCGACGTCGTCATCGCCGCGATCGACCGCGAGCTGACCCCGTGGGGCGGGCTCGGGGCGTACGGCCGCGACCAGCAGCTGTCGCACCGCTTCGTCAGCCAGGAGCTCGAGCAGCTCGAGGTGCTCGCGACCCGGGTGCCGGTGGTGTTCCTGCTGGTCGCCGCGTTCTTGCTCAACGTCGTCCTGGGCCGGCTGATCCAGCTCCAGCGCGAGCAGCTCGCGGTGCTGCGCGCGCTCGGCTACCGGCGCGCCGCCATCGCCCGCCACGTCGGCGGGTTCGCCGCGGTGATCGTGCTGGCCGGCGGCGCGCTCGGGGTCGGCGCCGGCGCCGCGCTCGGGTCGGCGATGACCCAGCTCTACGTCCGGTTCTTCCACTTCCCCGAGCTGGCGTTCCACCTCGAGCCCGACCTGATCGCGATCGCGCTGGTCGTGTGCGCGGGCGCGACCGTGGCCGGCGCGTTCGTGGCGATGCGCCGGGTGCTGCGGCTGGCCCCGGCCGAGGCCATGCGGGCGCCGGCGCCGGCGCGCTACCGGCCCGGCCTGCTGTCGTGGCTGCACCTGACCCGGGTCGCGGGCCCGCTCGGGCGCGTGATCGTGCGCGAGATCGAGCGCAAGCCGCTGGCGCTGCTGCTGTCGGTGGTCGGCGTCGGCTTCGCGGTCGCGATCGTCGTGCTCGGCCGGTTCTCGCGCGACTCGCTCGACCTCTTGCTCGACGACGTCATGGCGCGCTCCATGCGCGAGGACGTGGCCGTGGTGCTGGCGCGGCCGGCGCCGGTGACCGACCTCGGCTGGTTCGCGCACGCGCCGGGCGTGCTCGCGGCCGAGCCGGTGCGCTCGGTGCCGGTGCGGATGACCGGGCCGCGCGGTCACCGCGACCTGGTGCTGACCGGCCAGCGCCCGGGCGACCGGCTGCGGCGGATCCTCGACGGCCGCGGCCGCCCGGTGCCGGTGCCGCGCGATGGCTTGTTGATCAGCGAGGTGCTGGCGCGCCGGCTCGGCGTCGCCGTCGGCGACCGGCTCGCGATCGAGCGGCGCGACGGCGACCGCCGCCGGCTGACGCTGCCGGTGGCCGCGACCGTCGACGACCGCCTCGGCCTCAGCGCCTACCTCGACCTCGACGCGCTGGCCGCGGCGCTGCACGAGACGCCGCAGCTATCGCAGGTGCTCCTGGCGATCGACGCGCGCGAGCGCGATCACCTGCTGGCCACGCTGGCGCAGGTGCCGGCGGTGGTCGAGGTGATCGAGGTCGCCAGCTTCCGCGACGCGTTCGCCGCGCAGTCGGGCGACAGCATGACGTTCTTCACGTGGCTGGTGGTCGGCCTCGGCGTCGTGATCGCGGTCGGCGTCGTCTACAACAACGCCCGGGTCGCGCTGTCGGAGCGCGCCCGCGACCTGGCGACCCTGCGCGTGCTCGGCTACCGCCGCGGCGAGGTCGCGGTGGTGCTGATCGGGCAGCTGGCGTTCCAGGTGGCGCTGGCGGTGCCGCTGGGCCTGGTCGCGGGCTGGGCGCTCGCCAGCGCGCTCATGGCGACCGCCGACCCGGAGCAGTACCGGTTCCCGGTGGTGATCTCGGCCCAGACCTACGGCTTCGCGACGCTGGTGGTGGGCGGCGCGGCGCTCGCGACCGCGGCGCTGGTGCGGCGCCGCCTCGACCGCCTGGATCTGATCGACGCCATGAAAGCGAGGGACTGA
- a CDS encoding peptidylprolyl isomerase yields the protein MAPLPTSHRSPRWTRLGAVVVLATSLLAGACQREKAKNKSGGSAATTVTVADLGQPGPDGVYDIDSKDILARDKTAAAVDVKHVLIGWDKLSAVYGGRMDPRAAKRSNQDAALLAKQVAAQLKAAPDRIDELVKQHSEDPGSQSGEPYQITSEAPFVPEFKKLGLRLEVKEVGIVKTQFGYHVMERIAPPPPDPLESADILARPAGTETVIVQHVLIGWKDVPMAKQRPLDPRAQNRTKEEADKIAQDVLAKVKGGADMTALMKEFSEDPGSKDGKSYDVGPATGFVQPFKDLALRLQLGEAGLVKTGFGWHVIKRVPPPPPDPLESADILARAPVTEKCKVKHILLGWSEANAGDERGKKRTRAELDALVAKTVAALAKGDKIEPLMKSLSEDPGSAATGNSYDVDPNAGLVAPFKNLSLRLNVGEVGVVKTQFGFHIIQRTE from the coding sequence ATGGCACCCCTACCTACGTCTCATCGGTCGCCGCGCTGGACGCGCCTCGGCGCCGTCGTGGTCCTCGCGACCAGCCTGCTCGCCGGCGCGTGCCAGCGCGAGAAGGCCAAGAACAAGTCCGGCGGCTCGGCGGCGACGACCGTCACGGTCGCCGATCTCGGCCAGCCCGGCCCCGACGGCGTCTACGACATCGACTCGAAGGACATCCTGGCGCGCGACAAGACCGCGGCCGCGGTCGACGTCAAGCACGTGCTGATCGGCTGGGACAAGCTGTCGGCCGTCTACGGCGGCCGCATGGACCCGCGCGCCGCCAAGCGCTCCAACCAGGACGCCGCGCTCCTGGCCAAGCAGGTCGCGGCGCAGCTCAAGGCCGCGCCCGATCGGATCGACGAGCTGGTCAAGCAGCACTCCGAGGATCCTGGCTCGCAGTCCGGGGAGCCCTACCAGATCACCTCCGAGGCGCCGTTCGTGCCCGAGTTCAAGAAGCTCGGCCTGCGGCTCGAGGTCAAGGAGGTCGGCATCGTCAAGACCCAGTTCGGCTACCACGTGATGGAGCGCATCGCGCCGCCGCCGCCGGATCCGCTCGAGTCGGCGGACATCCTGGCCCGCCCGGCGGGGACCGAGACGGTGATCGTCCAGCACGTGCTGATCGGCTGGAAGGACGTGCCGATGGCCAAGCAGCGCCCCCTCGATCCGCGGGCGCAGAACCGCACCAAGGAGGAGGCCGACAAGATCGCGCAGGACGTGCTGGCCAAGGTCAAGGGCGGCGCCGACATGACCGCGCTGATGAAGGAGTTCTCCGAGGACCCGGGCTCGAAGGACGGGAAGTCCTACGACGTCGGGCCCGCGACCGGGTTCGTGCAGCCGTTCAAGGACCTCGCGCTGCGCCTGCAGCTGGGCGAGGCCGGCCTGGTCAAGACCGGGTTCGGCTGGCACGTGATCAAGCGCGTGCCGCCGCCGCCGCCGGATCCGCTCGAGTCGGCCGACATCCTGGCGCGCGCGCCGGTGACCGAGAAGTGCAAGGTCAAGCACATCCTGCTGGGCTGGTCCGAGGCCAACGCCGGCGACGAGCGCGGCAAGAAGCGCACCCGGGCCGAGCTCGACGCGCTGGTGGCCAAGACCGTCGCCGCGCTCGCCAAGGGCGACAAGATCGAGCCGCTGATGAAGTCGCTGTCCGAGGATCCGGGCTCGGCCGCGACCGGCAACAGCTACGACGTCGATCCCAACGCCGGCCTGGTCGCGCCGTTCAAGAACCTGTCGCTGCGGCTCAACGTGGGCGAGGTCGGCGTGGTCAAGACTCAGTTCGGCTTCCACATCATCCAGCGCACCGAGTAG
- a CDS encoding wax ester/triacylglycerol synthase family O-acyltransferase, whose product MAGKKLSVFDAFFLAAETREAMMHVGGLLVFTPPPDAHPQLLRHLADELRASVEIYPPWNLRLWTPELLKNPLQAWIEEPNVDLEYHVRRSALPSPGDERELGILVSRLHSIPIDFHRPPWEVHFIEGLEGGRFAMYFKIHHALVDGYTSMKLLARSLAHDADDRDTPMFFARPPRARSITAESEPAPTFERVLEAVRGQLGATREAGRAIMNVVRARRDGDRTLVAPMGAPRTLINRRISRNRRFATQQYPIERLRAVAKAGGGTINDVALAVCGGALRRYLHERDGLPDEPLTAMVPVNIRPKDDPGGGNAVGAILCSLATDIDDPCARLAAVIASTRRAKEQLAGLSRSAIMQYSAALMAPLVMQQLPTAASWLRPTFNVVVSNVPGPEQPLYFRGARLDALYPLSIPYHGQGLNITINGYAGTLNIGFTGCRDAVPSLQRLAVYSGDEVSALERDLGVVAQAG is encoded by the coding sequence ATGGCTGGCAAGAAGCTCTCGGTGTTCGACGCGTTCTTCCTGGCGGCCGAGACCCGCGAGGCGATGATGCACGTCGGCGGGCTGCTGGTGTTCACGCCGCCGCCCGACGCCCACCCGCAGCTCCTGCGCCACCTGGCCGACGAGCTGCGCGCGTCGGTCGAGATCTACCCGCCGTGGAACCTGCGGCTGTGGACGCCCGAGCTGCTCAAGAACCCGCTGCAGGCGTGGATCGAGGAGCCGAACGTCGACCTCGAGTACCACGTGCGGCGCTCGGCCCTGCCGTCGCCCGGCGACGAGCGCGAGCTCGGCATCCTGGTGTCGCGGCTGCACTCGATCCCGATCGACTTCCACCGGCCGCCGTGGGAGGTCCACTTCATCGAGGGCCTCGAGGGCGGGCGGTTCGCGATGTACTTCAAGATCCACCACGCGCTGGTCGACGGCTACACCAGCATGAAGCTCCTGGCCCGCAGCCTGGCCCACGACGCCGACGATCGCGACACGCCGATGTTCTTCGCGCGGCCGCCGCGGGCCCGGTCGATCACCGCCGAGTCCGAGCCGGCCCCGACCTTCGAGCGCGTGCTCGAGGCGGTGCGCGGTCAGCTCGGCGCCACCCGCGAGGCCGGGCGCGCGATCATGAACGTGGTCCGGGCCCGGCGCGACGGCGACCGCACGCTGGTGGCGCCGATGGGCGCGCCGCGGACGCTGATCAACCGGCGCATCTCGCGCAACCGCCGGTTCGCGACCCAGCAGTACCCGATCGAGCGCCTGCGGGCCGTGGCCAAGGCCGGCGGCGGCACGATCAACGACGTCGCGCTCGCGGTCTGCGGCGGCGCGCTGCGCCGGTACCTGCACGAGCGCGACGGCCTGCCCGACGAGCCGCTGACCGCGATGGTGCCGGTCAACATCCGGCCCAAGGACGATCCCGGCGGCGGCAACGCGGTCGGCGCGATCCTGTGCTCGCTGGCCACCGACATCGACGATCCGTGCGCGCGCCTGGCGGCGGTGATCGCCTCGACCCGCCGGGCCAAGGAGCAGCTGGCCGGGCTGTCGCGCTCGGCGATCATGCAGTACAGCGCCGCGCTGATGGCGCCGCTGGTCATGCAGCAGCTGCCGACCGCGGCCAGCTGGCTGCGCCCGACGTTCAACGTGGTCGTCTCGAACGTGCCCGGCCCCGAGCAGCCGCTGTACTTCCGCGGCGCGCGGCTCGACGCCCTGTACCCGCTGTCGATCCCGTACCACGGCCAGGGCCTGAACATCACGATCAACGGCTACGCCGGCACGCTCAACATCGGCTTCACCGGCTGCCGCGACGCGGTGCCCAGCCTGCAGCGCCTCGCGGTCTACAGCGGTGACGAGGTCAGCGCGCTCGAGCGCGACCTCGGCGTGGTCGCGCAGGCCGGGTGA